The following coding sequences lie in one uncultured Mailhella sp. genomic window:
- a CDS encoding alkyl/aryl-sulfatase has product MKSYPGFSVSPSTSHTHLEKRRVELSKGVWAFIGYSSSNFAAIASEHGYIMVDTGDNVPLVRQARREIESLTAGRLQGIVLTHSHLDHRCGGSVFLEDAGDVPIWGHYAFGTEARDGKGLETILGRRTRRQFGFDIPTAMYTQNAMLPRFDEEVPAVPISPNTPVQEGRTKLDVDGVTLELYTIPTESADMVVVWLPEQKVLFGGDTAYGSFPNLYPLRGGAYRDVERWARGVRRLMDFPAQALLCGHNLALFGEEISDFLEHYAQALEYVHATTIRGMNEGMGVDELAATIELPEELRDYPYLKEFYGAVPWAVRAVFAAKVGWFDGNPTHVIPLTPREEAERMARLAGGEEKLMMAARAALAEGDWRWACRLADCLLALGAGHEVELLKADALEALSHDILPITGINYLLTCALELRKN; this is encoded by the coding sequence ATGAAAAGTTATCCCGGTTTTTCCGTGTCCCCGTCGACGTCCCATACTCATCTGGAGAAGCGTCGCGTGGAACTGTCAAAGGGCGTATGGGCGTTTATCGGCTACAGTTCGTCGAATTTTGCGGCCATAGCATCGGAACACGGCTATATCATGGTGGATACGGGCGACAACGTGCCTCTGGTGCGTCAGGCTCGCAGGGAGATCGAAAGTCTGACGGCGGGACGTCTTCAGGGAATCGTGCTGACGCACAGTCACCTCGATCATCGATGCGGGGGCTCCGTGTTTCTCGAAGATGCGGGCGATGTGCCCATCTGGGGGCATTATGCCTTCGGCACGGAAGCGCGCGACGGCAAGGGGCTGGAAACGATACTTGGTCGGCGCACCCGTCGGCAGTTCGGCTTTGATATTCCGACGGCCATGTACACGCAAAACGCCATGCTTCCGCGTTTTGACGAAGAAGTTCCGGCCGTGCCGATTTCTCCCAACACTCCGGTGCAGGAAGGGCGCACGAAGCTTGACGTGGACGGAGTCACGCTGGAGCTGTACACGATTCCTACGGAGAGCGCAGACATGGTCGTGGTATGGCTGCCGGAACAGAAGGTGCTTTTCGGCGGCGACACGGCGTACGGCAGCTTTCCCAATCTTTATCCTTTGCGCGGCGGAGCTTATCGGGATGTGGAGCGTTGGGCGCGCGGCGTGCGCAGACTTATGGATTTCCCTGCGCAGGCTCTGCTGTGCGGGCACAATCTGGCGCTGTTTGGAGAGGAAATTTCTGATTTTCTGGAGCATTATGCGCAGGCTTTGGAATACGTTCATGCAACGACCATTCGCGGCATGAATGAAGGCATGGGCGTTGATGAACTGGCAGCGACCATAGAGCTGCCTGAAGAGCTGCGGGACTATCCGTATTTGAAAGAATTTTATGGTGCCGTGCCGTGGGCGGTACGAGCTGTTTTTGCCGCCAAGGTCGGCTGGTTTGACGGCAATCCCACGCATGTGATTCCCCTGACGCCGCGCGAGGAGGCGGAAAGGATGGCGCGCCTGGCCGGAGGTGAGGAGAAGCTCATGATGGCGGCCCGCGCAGCGCTGGCAGAAGGGGACTGGCGTTGGGCCTGCCGACTTGCGGACTGTCTGCTGGCTCTTGGAGCGGGGCATGAAGTCGAGCTTCTCAAGGCTGATGCCCTGGAAGCTCTCAGTCATGACATTCTGCCCATTACCGGCATTAATTATCTTCTCACCTGTGCTCTTGAATTGAGAAAAAACTAA